The Carnobacterium divergens nucleotide sequence TCTAAAGCTTATTTTACCCTTATTATATTATAGAACCCTGCTAATAATCGCAACTATTTACACTTTTTTAGAACTATTTTTATTTAGCTCTATTCGTTAATAAGCTAAAAAACGATCAGAATCAACATACGATTCTGATCGTCTTTTTAAAAATTAAGCCATTCATTCTTTTTCTTTTCGTATTCATCTTTAGTAATCATACCCTCATCGTATAATTTTTTTAAATGAGACAAATCGTCTGTCAGTAAGTCTGGATTTTCATTGATTTTATTCGTTCTAGTTAACGTCATAATTCCTGCAATCACCCACAAAATCCCGTGAATGGAGGTAATTGAAAGACCTCCTAGAACTAAAATCGCTATTCCCCAGCCTAAACGGCCTTTTTTTAGTTTAAAAGCCGCAATAAAACCAAAGATAGAGGTTGCAACTAACCAAATGACTACTACAATCAAAATTCCGACTATAAAGGCTCCCTCAGATCCATCATAATAGCTTGTATTATAATAATCCGTATCGTACATTTGATTCATTTGAGAGGACATTCCAATTCCTGCTAAACCTGTAATGAGTATCACTACAAAAGCAAATAAAGCATTAAGAATAGCTCCTATCAGCGTTAATAGATATTCAGTTTGACGATTCATCATACTCACGATCTCCTTTTTCTCCAATTTCTTCTTTTGGCACCTCTTCTTTTATGCTTATTTCCTCTACCTTTTCAACTTGTTCTTCTTTAGGTGTATCTGTAAGCTGTTGTGCTGTTTTTAACCCTTTTAATTCTTGTTTTAATAAATAAATTTCCCGATCATGCTCTAGACTATTTTTAACTAATTTTGATTCATTAATGCCTTTAACAATTGCTTTTTTGATGATAAAATACCACATAAAAAACATGCCTACAATTAGTGCGATATAAAATAGTCCAAGAAACATAAAGAAATATGCACCTATCAGTGAACTCATTTTAATTCCCCCTATCTTTTATAGTTCTAGTATACCTTTTTTTAAAGGAACCGTCATTTTTTATTTGTTCCATAAATCATTAAAAAAAAGACCTGTTCCTCAAAGAAACAGGCCTAGCAGTGCTTATTCTAAATTTTTCCCATTTGAAGCTATCACGCGTTGATACCAATAATAACTTTCTTTTGGAATACGGCGTAACGTTTTTTCATCGTGCTCGTCACGATCAATATAAACCATTCCATAACGTTTTTGGTATCCATTTAACCAACTCAATAAATCTGTATAGCTCCATGTGCAGTACCCTAATACTGTAACGCCATCGGTAATTGATTCTTGAATAGCTTTTACATGGCGTTTTAAATAATCGATACGGTATTCATCATTGATTTTATCATCTGATTCAAGCTTATCAAAGGCTCCTAAACCATTTTCAGTAATTAAAATTGGCAATTGATAGCGATTTTCAATACGACGCAACGCTACATGCAGTCCTTCTGGGTCAATGGTCCAATCCCAATCTGTTGTTTCAGTAAACGGATTTGCAGTTGTTTTAAATAAACCTGGAATGCCACTGTCTTTACTGCTTCCTTTTTTTCCAGTAAAATTCGGTTTTGCTTCCCCAATGCCTCCATTTAATGGATTGTACTCTACAGTTGCCGTTTGATAATAGTTTAATCCCATAAAATCAGGCGTTGCTGCTTTTAACAGCTCTAAATCTCCTGGCAAAATAGTTGGAGCAATTCCTTCTTTGACTAAATGATTCATCACCACTCTTGGATATTCTCCCCAAGCATAAACATCCATCCAAAAATGAGACAATAGTTCTTCTGCATTTTCAGCAGCTAAAATATCCTTTGGATTCGGCGATTTTGGATAAACTGGCGTATAAGCAAAACTTGGTCCAATTAATGCATCTTCAATCGCTAACTCTCTAAACGATTGGATTACCTTAGCATTCGCCACATTAGCTATGTGATTGACTTCGTAAAATCGTTTTTCATCACGAACAGCAGGCGGATGAGTTCCCGTTTTATAACCTTGTCCCACAAAAACATTTTGTTCATTTAAGGTTACCCAATGTTTTACTCGATCCCCGTATCGCTTAAATAGAATAACCGCATAATTGTTGAAATCTTCAATGACCTCTCGACTTTCCCAACCACCATAACGCTCCATTAAAGCTTGTGGAATATCCCAATGATACAAAGTCACGACCGGTGTAATTTGGTAAGAAAGTAGTTCATCAATTAAACGATCGTAAAAATCCAATCCTGCTTCATTGATTTCTCCTGTTCCACTTGGTAAAATTCTGCTCCACGCAATCGAAAAACGGTAGGCTTTCAAACCTTGTTCTGCCATTAACTTGACGTCTTCCTTATAACGGTGGTAATGATCCACTGCAACGTCTCCATTAGTATCTTGAAAGGTAGCTCCTGGAACTTTCGCATAAACATCCCAAACAGACTCCCCTTTCCCATCACTATTCCATGCGCCTTCAACTTGATAGGCTGCGCTTGCACTCCCCCATAAAAAATCAGTTGGAAAATCGTTTAAATCCTTGTGCTCCATTCCAATCACTCCTAAAATTAGACTATACTTTTATATTTAAATTATAGATGATTACTCAAAAAAATGCTAGTTCGAATAGTTGTTTCGACGTAAATAAGGTTAAATTCCTTCTGATTCATTGGAATAATCCCACTACTCATACAATCATTTACATACGCTTAGTTTAATTGAAGCTACTTTCTTACTGATTCCATCATTATTAAAAAAAAATGAACAACCGCGCTTCATTCTCATTTAAACTCTATCTAATATTTAGCACAACTAACTCCTTGATACGCCATTTATCCTTTTTTATTAACAACTTGTTAAGATAAAAAAAAACAAGCATAAATCAATATACTTTACTTTTATATTTTGTCATTCACTTTTGTTCTTAAGTTCTGAACATCCTTTCATCTGATTGTTTGTAAACAGCTTAAACTAAGCTTTCCATTAAATTACCTTCTCTGTTTTTCTTCTGAAAGAAACTTTTTCGGAACAAGAATGTGTTCATTCTACAAAAAAATGAATACGCATTTTTTTCTTTAACGAGCGCAACTACATTTGTTATAATTTGATAATCAAACTAGCTATTAAACATCAAAAACGTCATCAAATTCGCTCTCATTTTATTCATATTCGCTATTTTTTAATTATTCTTTTATTTAACGACACATTTTGTTCACAAATTCTACACTAAGCTAAATAGAAAAATAGTGAATACACTCACATGTTTTATTATAGATATATATAAAGATAATCATTATTTTTATGTATACAAAAAATGAATAAAACCCACTTTATTCAACAAAAAAATATAGGATTGTTTTAAAATAAGCATTTCCAATAATTAAACGGGTCTTAATTATTCATTTTTTATATAAATCAGTTTTTCTTTTTTAGGCTTCCCTTACTAAGGTTGATCTATTTTTCACATTTCTGTAGTTTATCATTTTTAGTTATTATATTATTTATGGATATTATTCTATCTAATAGTTGGATTCACAATGATAATAAGATTAAAATTCCAACACAAATAGCTAACGTTTATGCTATAATATTGAACAGTAATTGATTATTATAATAAAAAAACTTCGATGTTAATAATACACACAGAAGTTTTTGGAATAAATTCAAAGTTAATTGAACTATATATAGCTGATATTGCCGTAGGTTGAAATTGAACCTTCTGCTAAACTCACTAATTCTTCAAATAACATATTTATTCCTCCCTCCCAAAAAAAATAATCTTTGCTTTTTGGAAAAATAAAAATAGAAAATAGCAAAACATTCGTTTTACTAACTCTATAATATAACATTTATTAATAAAAATCAACTATAGAAGGGAATTTTTTATAATGATTATCTTAGGAGATAAAGTTAAAAAATTAAGAATCGAAAAAAAATTAACACAAAGTCAATTAGCAGAAGGCATCTGTACTCAAGTTACTATCAGTAAAATTGAGAATCACAATAATATTCCAACGATGAATATTTTAAGCAAAATTTGTGATCGTTTAGGCGCAGAAATCAACGATGTTTGTATCGTTGAAGGAGATTCAAATACAAATTACAACCTATTTAAAAAAGTAGATACTCTTTGCAATCAATTGCAACATAAAGAAGCTTATGATTTATTAGTAAGTAGCATCAACGAAGATGAACTAGATAATATTCACGATAAAAAACTTTATTACTACTATGTTGGAATCACTCGCTTAATTGGTTTTAACGAGTTTGAAGAAGCTTTGCATTACTTTAATTTAGAATTAATCTTAGAACGTTCTTCTAATCTTGATTTTGTGGATGTTTTAGTTACAAATTCAATTGGGATTGCTTATGATTCAAAAAATGACATCAAAAAAGCTAAAGTTTATTTCGATAAATCAATTGATGATATTCAAGAATTAAACAAAGTTGAAGCAGATAACTTTACTAAATTATTGAAAATTTATTACAATGCAGCTAAATTCTATTCAAAAATTGAAATCTACGATAAAGCTATTAGTTTATCTGACATCGGAATTGACTTGTTGCAAAAAGACAAATCATACTACATGCTTGATTTCTTGTACTATGAAAAAGGCTTTAACTTATTGAAAAAAGGCAATAAAAAAGAAGCAGAAGAATTCTACTTCTTAGCAATGGCTTGTGCGATTATGAATGGCAATGACAATATTGTTACTGGCATTAAAGAAGATATCAAACAATATAAATTAACACCTTACAAATTCTAAAGAAAAAACCTTCTCAACTTTGAGAAGGTTTTTTTCTTTAGTTTATTTTTTTTAAAATAGCTTGTGCAGTAGCTAGGTTCATTTGAGGTGCTTTCCGTAATTCTGCTACTACTTGTTCGATTTCATCACCAGTTGCGCCTGCGTGGATTGCCAGTGCCTTTGCTTGTAGTGACATATGCCCTCTTTGGATTCCTTCTGTTACTAACGCTTTTAATGCGGCTAAATTTTGCGCTAATCCAACTGAAACAATAATACTTGCTAGCTCTGTCGCCTGATGAATTTGCAGCAATTCTTGATTTGCTTTCACAAGTGGCAAGACACTAATAGCGCCACCAACGGTTCCTACCGGCATGGGCAGGGTCAATTCTCCTGCTAAATTTCCCGCTTCATTCATAAACCAATTAGACATTCCTTTATAACGCCCTGTTCGACTCGCATAGGCATGGGCTCCTGCTTCAATGGCTCTTGTGTCATTCCCTGACGCCATTACTACTGCGTCAATTCCATTCATGATGCCTTTATTATGAGTAGCTGCTCGGTAAGGATCCAACTGAGCATAATAAGTTGCTTCTGAAATCCGTTTAGCAACTTCTGCTCCGCTGTATTCTCCAGTTGCTAGTCCGGTTACTGGTATCTCACATTTAGCGGTCACCAATGAAGCATCTCCATAGTTGCTTAGGATTTGCATCAAGGTACTTCCTTTAATCCAATTGGAAATCGGTTCAACTGTTGCTTCTAAAATTGTATTGATTGTATTGGCTCCCATCGCTTCTTGAACATCTACAATTAGATGCACCGTTAAGTATTCAGGCTCCAACGCTTCATTTTTAATGATTCTTGTCTCAACACGCTTTACGCCACCACCTCGCTTCACAATAGAAGGATGGGCACAGGACGCGATTTCAATAATTTCTTGTTCTTTATCTCGAATCATTTTTGCAGCAGCTTCGATATCTAGCACGTCTTTAAAAATCAATTGTCCAATCATCGCGCGCTCATGAATTTCAGTGGTAAATCCACCGCCACTTCGAATCATTTTTGCGCCATTGCTGCTGGCTGCAATTACAGAAGGTTCTTCCGTCACCATCGGCACAATCACATCTTTTTGATCAACTAAAAAATTTAACGCCACACCTATTGGCAATGGAAATTGGCTTAGTTGATTTTCAATCATATTGTCTGCAATTGTTGCATCTAGTAGCTGCTCTTCCATAAATAATTGTTCGCCATTTTCAGTTAAAAATCCCTTTTCAGCTAACAGCTTAATGCGCTCTTGGCGACTTTTTTGATAAAATTTTGAAATAGTTGAATCCATTTCAATTCCCCTCTTTCAACTAGTTTAGTGACGTTCAACAACCATGGCAACGCCTAATCCGCCACCAATACATAATGATGCCACACCCGTTTGTTGCTTCGTTTGTTTCAATTCGTATAATAAGGTCGTCAATACTCGCGCACCTGACGCGCCAATGGGGTGCCCTAAGGCGATTGCTCCACCGTATATATTGGTTTTTGCTGGATCAATTTTTAAATCTTTTACAACAGCTACTGATTGTGAGGCGAATGCTTCATTCAATTGGAATAAATCAATTTCTGATAAGCTATAGTCGCTTTTTTTAACAGCTTCTTTGACTGCATAATAGGGAGCGTATCCCATAATCGCAGGATCAATTCCAATTTCAGCGGTTGCTTTGATGGTTGCTAAATAAGGAATTCCTTTCGCTTCTGCTCGTTCTTTGGACATTAACACTAATGCCGAAGCACCGTCATTGATTCCAGAAGCATTTCCAGCTGTGACGGTGCCGTCTTTTTTAAAGGCGGGCTTCAAACGTTCTAATTTTTCCATTGATGTATCATAACGAATCGTTTCATCTTTTTCCATTAAAGTGCCATTTTTTAGTAAAACGGGAACTATTTCTTCTTGAAAGAAACCTTGTTCTTCTGCTTGTTTAGCTTTCATTTGTGAGTGATAAGCAAAAGCATCTTGTTCCTTACGGCTAACTTGAAATTGTTCAGCTACATTTTCTGCAGTAATTCCCATGTGGTACTGACCAAAGGCGTCAGATAATCCATCATTAATCATACTGTCAACCACTTGATCGTTGCCAAATTTGTGACCAAAGCGATGATTCTCCATTAAAAAGGGTGCCTGTGACATGTTTTCAGTTCCGCCAACCACAACGACTTCTGCTTCGCCAAGTTGAATTGCTTGTCTGCCTAACATCACAGCTTTTAAACCGGAACCGCACACTTCATTAATCGTCATTGCAGGAACTTCAAAAGGAATCCCTGCATGAATTGCAATTTGTCTAGCGGGATTTTGTCCTAGCCCTGCTTGTAATACATTTCCAAAAATAACTTGTTGAATATCTGATGTTTCTATATTGGCTCTCTTTAATGCATTTTCCACCACAATTTTACCTAGTTCAACAGCTGAGCTATCTTTTAAGCTACCACCGAATCTTCCAATTGGTGTTCGAACCGCACTTACAATTACAACTTCTTTCATAGCCCTCTCCTTTGAAAACATTTTGCCTTTATTATACCATTATTGATAGTCAAAACAACTTGTTGAATGCGGCCCTTTAAAAATTTATTAAAACCTTTAGGTTAACTAATGAAAACGCATTCTAAAATGAAAAAAAGAGCTTTTTTTTAAAGATTTTACTAATTTATGATGAAATTTTCTTCTTTCGGTTGTCTTTTAAAGTTATTTTTAATAAACTGGTAGTGTGAATCAAAAATATATAATAGAAAAAGGTAATGATAATGAAGATAGGAATCGATAAAATTAGTTTTTATACACCTGCTTTTTATGTTGACATGGTTGAGCTTGCTCATGCAAGAGGAATTGATCCAGATAAATTTACCATCGGCATTGGACAAGATAAAATGGCATTTCCGCCCGTTACGCAAGACGCTGTAACAATGGCAGCTAATGCGGCCCTATCGCTATTAGATGACGTCGATAAAGAAAAAATTGATTTGATTATTCTAGGAACAGAATCAGGAATCGATCAATCAAAAGCTGGCGCAGTTTATATCCATCGCTTACTTGGCTTAAATCCATTTGCGCGCTCAATTGAAATTAAAGAAGCTTGTTATGGCGCAACTGCAGGCATTCAGATGGCAAAGGAATACGTTGCAAACCATCCTGAAAGCAAGGTTTTGGTTATGGGTTCTGATATCGCTCGTTACGGATTAGATACACCTGGTGAATCCACTCAAGGAGCTGGTGCCGTCGCTGTCTTGATTACAAAAGACCCTCGCGTGATTGCCTTAGAAGATGACAATGTCTTTTTAACAGGGGATATTATGGATTTCTGGCGTCCTGTTTACTCAGAAACAGCCGTTGTAAATGGTAAATATTCAACTGAACAATACATTCAATTTTTTGAAACAATCTGGGCTGAACATCAACGTAAATTTAATGATTCATTAGCTGACTTTACTGCAATTTGCTTCCACCTACCTTATACAAAAATGGGACGTAAAGCATTAAATACAGTGATTGATTCCGTTTCTAGTGAGGATCAAGAACGCTTATTGGAAAATTATCGTTTAAGTACGCTGTACAGTCGCCAAATCGGCAATATCTACACAGGCTCTCTGTATTTAAGTGTGATTTCTTTACTCGATCACCAAACATCATTGAAAGCCGGAGATCGTTTAGGATTCTTTAGTTATGGCTCTGGTGCTGTGGCCGAGTTCTTTAGTGGGACACTCCAAGAAAACTTCCAAGATTATATTAACGCTAAAGGCCATCAAGATTTGTTAGATAAACGTAAAAAATTATCCATTTCAGAATATGAAAAACGATTCAATCAACAGTTGCCAACCGATGGTTCAACAATGAAAATTGAAAGTACCGATGATCCAGCGGCGATTGTTTTAACCGGAATTACAGAACACATGCGTCAATATTTAAAAAAATAAACACACCCGTCCAATTAAGATTTTTCTTAATTGGACTTTTTTTGGGAATTTTAAAAATAGTTCTATAGATACCATTCGTTATTAAAATGAAGTATACTTAATTCATAAGGAGGTGCGCAATGAAAAAGAAAACATACCGCAATACACCAGCTTTTACTTTACTCGCATGGGGATCATTTATTTTCTTTATTATCTTGATTACAATTGGTCTTTATACGCTAAAAGAACCGTTGATGGTAAAAGGCTATTACTTAATGGGAACCGTTGGAATTATTTCTTCTTCTTTCACTGTAGCAAAAGTTGTTCGTGATAATCAAGAAGACGAAGAACGTTATAAACAAATGTTTAAAGCTGTAGATGACGACGTGCATTTATAGTCTAAACATAGTCGCTAAAAAGATACTTTTTTAGTGGCTTTTTTAGTTCAGTTCTTTCTTCTTATTCTTTTTTCCGTTATAATCGAAGCAAGACTTTTTTTAGGAGGGATACGTCATGATTCATATCGAAAAAATACCTAATGGTGCATTACAAGAAAATTGTTATATTATAGCCGATGGCACAGATGCTTTGATTATCGATCCTGGTTCTGAAGCGGAAAGAATCATTGCAACCATTCAAACATTAAAGGTGATTCCTCAAGCTATTTTATTGACTCATACTCACCATGATCATATTGGCGCTGTCGATCAAGTACGGGATGCCTTTTCAATTCCTGTCTATGTTCATGAATCAGAACAAGCTTGGTTGAGTGATCCTGAAATGAATCTATCAGCACAATTTATGTCCGTTCCAGTTACTGCTCGACCTGCAGAATTTGAATTTACGTTATATAAAGAGTATGATTTTGGCAAACTGCATTTTAAAGTTGTACCGACACCAGGACATTCATTTGGTAGTGTTAGTTTTCTCTTTGGGGATTTCGTCATTGCTGGAGATGCTTTATTTAAAGGCAGTGTTGGGCGACCTGACTTGCCAACAGGGAATCTAGATCAGCTACTTAAAGGCATTAGAACTGAACTATTCTCATTACCACCAGAAACAATCGTATACGCTGGGCACGGTGATGACACCACTATCGGATACGAACAAAAAACCAATCCCTATTTTAATTAATCCGTTGCTTCCTTAATTTTAAGGAAGCTTTTTTGCTAAATTTTTTCCAAATAATTTTTATAGTAGCTCGCGTACTCTTTCATTCCTAAGCGCTTAAAGACTTCAAGTGAAAAGATACACATTTCTTCTCCTGCGATTTTATGACCTGTTTTAATGAGAAAGATTCCATTTAAAAATTCAATCGTTACTTTTTCAAAAAAAGCGGTCTCTTTTACTCCAATTGATTCAATTGTCTTTAAATACTTTTGTGCTTTTCTAATATTGTTATGATTAAAACAACACAGTACCATATTGATTAACATTCGCGCTAAGTCATCTTGATTTGCATTTAAATCACGGTATAGATAAACTTCCTTTAAGGCTTTTTCAATTAAGAATTCCAATGTTTCTAAATCGTAAATAAACATCATATTAGTGAAAAGTCGCAATTCATAATAGCCCCAATATTGAGTATTAAAAAGATAATACTTAATCGGCAACACTTTTTCTTCATTAATTTTTTCGTTCTTTACCCGACAAATCAAAGAATATACGAGCAAATGATTGTGTAAAAAGAAAATATCTTCCGTTGTTTCTAGTGCCGTAACCAACTCATCGTTTAATTTTTCTAATTCAACTAAATCAATTTGTTGAAAAGCTGCAATGATGCGTTCTTCCAATCTTCTTTTAGAAGACAAGCGGTACCCGTTTTTTATATAGTCAATCTCATCGTATTCGACATTTAAGTTATCTAATAGTTTAAAAAATTTCGTTACTGAAATATTTACTTTTTCCCGTTCATATTTAGATAAAAAAGATTTTGTCATTGTATTTCTACAGGCATTTTCTAAAGAATAATTTTTATTTTTTCGGAGTTTTGAAACAATTTTTCCATACGACATTTTATCACCTCTGTTATATTTTCAAGAAAAGAAATCGTTGTTATCTATAAGAATAGTGATCTTTTTTATTTCTGATAGAAGTGGTTTATTATTTAATTATTTTAGTTTAAATGTATTTGGTATAGATTCATTTTGTTCAACTTCAAACATACGCAGTTTCAATCCATGTTTAAACAACCAACTTAAAATAGGAGGACTAAATTTCTTGATGTGCAGTGGTGTATCTGCATTTTAAAATAGACTTACCTCTCTTTATTTAAACATTTCTTTGTACGAGCTTCTTTCATAGTGTATTATATGACACTTCAAAATACTTATGTTATATATATGCATACTATTAAAAATTAGAATTACGAACCTTTTAGTTTGAATAATTGAATTTAATTTTTTATTTTTTCTTATTTTACAAATTTTATTTAATTTTCTAATTCAATAAAAGTCCAATAAAAAAAAAAGCTAGAAATACTGATTAAAAACAGTATTTCTAGCTTTTTTTATTAGGCTAAACTTTGATGGATGAAGTTACACTCAACTCCACCGATTTTGTTCTCTATTTACTGATCCTAATTCGTTAGTCAATCAACTGATTAATTTTAATCCAATCGTCGAAACTAAAATAATGCCAATAAAAAATAAACGCAACGCACTTTTTGAATCACGATAAAATAAAATCCCTACAATCGTCGTTCCTACCGTGCCAATTCCTGTCCAAATTCCATAACCTGTTCCCATCGGAATCGTTTGAAGAGCATATGACAGCAACACTAAACTAATGCCCATTAAAATAACAGCAAAGAAAATCGCATTTTTTTTACCAATAGCCAATCTTTTTAAATTTATGACTCCAATAATTTCAATTAAGCCTGCAACAAATAATGCCAACCAATCCAAATGTCCCCACTCCTTATGCCTCTTTTTTTGTTTCAACCATTTTCAGTCCAACAATTCCTATCAATAATGAAATCATTAAAAAGGCTTTTAAAGGATAGATCGCTTCATCAAATAGCCAAATTCCTGTTAAAATCGTTCCTACTGTTCCAAGCCCTGTATAAACAGCGTATAACGTACCCATTGGCAACTCTTTTGCAGCCATCGTAAACAAACCATAACTTAAAATAACGCTCATAATCGTAATAGCCCATTCACCTATGTTAGTGGCATGTGCCAGACCTGTTACCCAGCCAATTTCTAAAATTGCACCTAAAATTACTAATAGCCAACTTTTATTCATAATTTCCTCCAATAATCTCATTGTTTCGCTTTCTATCTTACCATATTTTTACCTATGAAAAAAACTCCTTAACGGAGTTTTTTTGTAAGTCTTTTTTATTTCCATTCAGTGATTTTTTCAATTGGCAAACGAACAGAAGCATAACCTTCTTCATTTGCTTTTCCTATTGACAATACCATCACTGGTACATAACGATTTGCATCTAATCCAAAAGCTTCAGCTAACTGATCTTCTTCAAAACCACCGATTGGATTTGTATCATATCCGTATTTACGGGCAACAAGCATCAATTGCATTGCAACAATTCCGCCATCAATTAATAAAATTTCTTTTAATTTATCATCTGAAATGGTATTGTAGTGATTCGTTAACGCTGCGATTTGACGGTCTTTTACTTCTTGCGGCATTAAACCACGTTCAACTGCCGTTCCGTAAATTTCTTCACCAAAATCAAAACAGTTTCGATCGCCAAAGATTAAAATCATCGCGGATGACGTATCATTTTGTAAGGTATTAAAACGAATGATTGGTTTTAACGTTGCTTTTCCTTCGTCACTTTCGACAACTACAAAGCGCCATGGTTGCATATTCACTGATGAGGGTGCTAACGTTGCTTCTGTTAAGATTGCATTCATTTCTTCTTTTGATATTTTAACAGCAGGATCGTAATTTCGGATTGAACGGCGACCCGCTAAAATAGTATTAAAATCGTTTGTTAACATTTTTTCTGACACAATTTATTCCTTCTTTCAGTTTGGTTTTAATTCAGTTAGTAATGTGATGCTTAAAGGAGCAGCTAACCAGCTTGCTGCTTGTTGTTGAAACGTTTTAAAATGTTCACTTTGGTTGTGTGCCTCAATTGTAGCTTGATCTTCCCAAGTTTCTAACATCTTAAATTCATTTTCTTCACCTACAACTGCAACTAGCTCATATTGATGGTTTCCTGCTTCTTTTTTTGAAGCATTCACCAACAACTTAATCTCTTTTAAGAATTCAGCTTTTGCTTCTGGTTTTAGAGTCATCTTTGCTTGGATATGAATCATTCTCACATTACTCCCTTATTTATATTGTTCGATTTTTTTCGAACTAAAAGCATCATATCATAGTTTACTATTCATTTGCAAGTGACTAATTTAAAAGAATGAAATTTACTATCACTTTTTCCTAAAATATGATAAAGTGACTATATGAAAAATCAACCTACAGCTATTGAACCCACTAAAGAGTCGGACTTGCTTCATATTTTTCAAGCTTTGGGTGATCCCCTTCGATTAAATATTGTGATGTGCCTGTTAGATACAGATGGAAAGGGTTTGAAAAAAGAAGATTATCCAATTGCAAAATCAACGTTGTCACATCATATTAAAATTTTAAGAGAAGCTGGCTTGATTCATTGTGAAAAATCAGGAACTGCCCACTATTACTCTGTTCAAAAAACAGAATTAAACAACAAATTCCCAGGCTTACTGGAATTGATTCGCCAAGAAAAAATAGGAAAGCATTGAAAAAATTTTCAATGCTTTTTTGTTTTATTTTTTACTTAAATGATGACATAAAAAAAGCACTGACAAAAGTCAGTGCTTCTTCGACAGTATTTATTTGCATAAATAGGTCCCGTGAATTCCACAAAACAGAGGGGTCCAAACATCTACATCTTGTAGTTGTACTCGAAGTACATATGCCCTGCCTTTGTTCAATCACTAGCCGCCGCAGCGGAATAACTAAAAGTTATCTGATTGAGTCAACTCATCGCATGTAAGTAATATACCATGTTCTGATTGTGATTACAAGCTTTCCTTTTCAATCTCATTCGATTGTTGCTCTACTGCTAAGGTTTTTATTAATTCCGCAAATCTAGGGTCTTCATTAAAAGGATGAATGTAATGAAACTCACTTCCTCCGTTTTCCATAAAATAACCATAATTTTCAGATTCTATTTCTTCAATTGTCTCTAGACAGTCTGAAACGAAGCCTGGTGTAATCACCA carries:
- a CDS encoding helix-turn-helix domain-containing protein, which codes for MIILGDKVKKLRIEKKLTQSQLAEGICTQVTISKIENHNNIPTMNILSKICDRLGAEINDVCIVEGDSNTNYNLFKKVDTLCNQLQHKEAYDLLVSSINEDELDNIHDKKLYYYYVGITRLIGFNEFEEALHYFNLELILERSSNLDFVDVLVTNSIGIAYDSKNDIKKAKVYFDKSIDDIQELNKVEADNFTKLLKIYYNAAKFYSKIEIYDKAISLSDIGIDLLQKDKSYYMLDFLYYEKGFNLLKKGNKKEAEEFYFLAMACAIMNGNDNIVTGIKEDIKQYKLTPYKF
- a CDS encoding DUF4064 domain-containing protein, coding for MMNRQTEYLLTLIGAILNALFAFVVILITGLAGIGMSSQMNQMYDTDYYNTSYYDGSEGAFIVGILIVVVIWLVATSIFGFIAAFKLKKGRLGWGIAILVLGGLSITSIHGILWVIAGIMTLTRTNKINENPDLLTDDLSHLKKLYDEGMITKDEYEKKKNEWLNF
- a CDS encoding acetyl-CoA C-acetyltransferase, yielding MKEVVIVSAVRTPIGRFGGSLKDSSAVELGKIVVENALKRANIETSDIQQVIFGNVLQAGLGQNPARQIAIHAGIPFEVPAMTINEVCGSGLKAVMLGRQAIQLGEAEVVVVGGTENMSQAPFLMENHRFGHKFGNDQVVDSMINDGLSDAFGQYHMGITAENVAEQFQVSRKEQDAFAYHSQMKAKQAEEQGFFQEEIVPVLLKNGTLMEKDETIRYDTSMEKLERLKPAFKKDGTVTAGNASGINDGASALVLMSKERAEAKGIPYLATIKATAEIGIDPAIMGYAPYYAVKEAVKKSDYSLSEIDLFQLNEAFASQSVAVVKDLKIDPAKTNIYGGAIALGHPIGASGARVLTTLLYELKQTKQQTGVASLCIGGGLGVAMVVERH
- a CDS encoding glycoside hydrolase family 1 protein, with protein sequence MEHKDLNDFPTDFLWGSASAAYQVEGAWNSDGKGESVWDVYAKVPGATFQDTNGDVAVDHYHRYKEDVKLMAEQGLKAYRFSIAWSRILPSGTGEINEAGLDFYDRLIDELLSYQITPVVTLYHWDIPQALMERYGGWESREVIEDFNNYAVILFKRYGDRVKHWVTLNEQNVFVGQGYKTGTHPPAVRDEKRFYEVNHIANVANAKVIQSFRELAIEDALIGPSFAYTPVYPKSPNPKDILAAENAEELLSHFWMDVYAWGEYPRVVMNHLVKEGIAPTILPGDLELLKAATPDFMGLNYYQTATVEYNPLNGGIGEAKPNFTGKKGSSKDSGIPGLFKTTANPFTETTDWDWTIDPEGLHVALRRIENRYQLPILITENGLGAFDKLESDDKINDEYRIDYLKRHVKAIQESITDGVTVLGYCTWSYTDLLSWLNGYQKRYGMVYIDRDEHDEKTLRRIPKESYYWYQRVIASNGKNLE
- a CDS encoding hydroxymethylglutaryl-CoA reductase, degradative is translated as MDSTISKFYQKSRQERIKLLAEKGFLTENGEQLFMEEQLLDATIADNMIENQLSQFPLPIGVALNFLVDQKDVIVPMVTEEPSVIAASSNGAKMIRSGGGFTTEIHERAMIGQLIFKDVLDIEAAAKMIRDKEQEIIEIASCAHPSIVKRGGGVKRVETRIIKNEALEPEYLTVHLIVDVQEAMGANTINTILEATVEPISNWIKGSTLMQILSNYGDASLVTAKCEIPVTGLATGEYSGAEVAKRISEATYYAQLDPYRAATHNKGIMNGIDAVVMASGNDTRAIEAGAHAYASRTGRYKGMSNWFMNEAGNLAGELTLPMPVGTVGGAISVLPLVKANQELLQIHQATELASIIVSVGLAQNLAALKALVTEGIQRGHMSLQAKALAIHAGATGDEIEQVVAELRKAPQMNLATAQAILKKIN